In Mycoplasmopsis fermentans PG18, one genomic interval encodes:
- the dnaX gene encoding DNA polymerase III subunit gamma/tau codes for MAYKALYRKYRPKSFDDVKGQDHIVQTLKNIILNHKISHAYLFSGPRGVGKTSVAKIFANVVNCGHGEDLTKLCESCIEKADQNFDVIEMDAASNNGVNEIRDLRDKIQHSPASGNYKVYIIDEVHMLSKGAFNALLKTLEEPPAHAIFILATTDPQKIPLTILSRVQRYNFRKISNQVLINQIKEVLDKEKIKYEDSTIAYIARLATGGMRDALSIVDQAAAYGNDKISLKDVMYAFGITSNESLIQIVNYLYQGKIKEVLILFNNLKNAGIDSNQFVQSLIELFKDYLIYAKSNDANLLELLSLEELNTLKIDVNFAFNSSEKLYKLFKELIFSENPFQLIELYLIKLNQTNELQNSKEQTMSIDVNKKKPKKDDTIKTVLNQTQELVLEANRDADDNFSLEQDLLSSNFEIEEDYDDGLVSTAEIQLDDEIQNMPKPVVIPAFDSKYKNLKTFKSNLSKKDLINLLKQSTLTFLNRYKSNLDIVINTVQNPIYSDLITVLKKCKIAAAGPNYMIFISKNVPELVYLQENGYNSNIQKFIQDYFEDYKHLYCIMSDDYKETAKDFAAKMKDAKFDTSFTVPGPVVLQNVKSPTGKLFDKFKK; via the coding sequence ATGGCATATAAAGCACTTTATCGAAAATATCGTCCGAAGTCTTTTGATGATGTTAAGGGTCAAGATCATATTGTGCAAACATTAAAAAATATCATTTTAAATCACAAGATAAGTCATGCATACTTATTTAGTGGACCAAGAGGTGTTGGTAAAACTTCAGTTGCTAAAATTTTTGCTAATGTAGTTAACTGTGGTCATGGTGAAGATTTAACTAAACTTTGTGAAAGTTGTATTGAAAAAGCGGATCAAAATTTTGATGTTATCGAAATGGATGCTGCTTCAAATAATGGTGTTAATGAAATTAGAGATTTAAGAGATAAAATCCAACATTCACCAGCAAGTGGAAACTACAAAGTTTATATAATCGATGAAGTTCACATGCTTTCAAAAGGAGCTTTTAATGCACTTTTAAAAACATTAGAAGAACCACCAGCACATGCAATATTTATTTTAGCAACAACTGATCCTCAAAAAATACCTCTAACAATTCTTTCAAGAGTCCAAAGATATAATTTTAGGAAAATATCAAACCAAGTTCTAATTAACCAAATTAAAGAGGTCTTAGATAAAGAAAAAATTAAATATGAAGATTCAACCATAGCTTATATTGCAAGATTAGCAACTGGTGGTATGCGTGATGCACTTTCAATAGTCGACCAAGCTGCAGCTTATGGTAACGACAAAATATCGCTCAAAGATGTTATGTATGCTTTTGGAATTACTTCAAATGAAAGCTTAATTCAAATTGTAAACTACCTTTATCAAGGCAAAATCAAGGAAGTCTTAATTTTATTTAATAACCTTAAAAATGCGGGAATTGATTCAAATCAATTTGTTCAAAGCTTAATAGAATTGTTCAAGGATTACTTGATTTATGCAAAATCAAATGATGCTAATTTATTAGAACTTTTATCTCTTGAAGAATTAAATACTTTGAAAATTGATGTTAATTTTGCATTCAATTCATCTGAAAAACTTTATAAATTATTCAAAGAATTAATTTTTTCAGAAAACCCATTCCAATTAATCGAACTTTATTTAATTAAACTTAATCAAACTAATGAATTACAAAATAGTAAGGAGCAAACTATGTCAATTGATGTAAACAAAAAGAAACCTAAAAAAGATGACACAATCAAAACAGTTTTAAATCAAACTCAAGAATTAGTACTTGAAGCTAATCGTGACGCTGATGACAATTTTAGCCTAGAACAAGATCTTCTCAGTAGCAATTTTGAAATAGAAGAAGATTATGATGATGGTTTAGTAAGTACAGCAGAAATTCAACTAGATGATGAAATTCAAAATATGCCAAAACCAGTAGTAATCCCTGCTTTTGACTCAAAATACAAAAACTTGAAAACATTCAAATCAAACTTAAGTAAAAAAGATTTAATCAACTTACTTAAACAATCAACATTAACATTTTTAAATAGATACAAATCAAATTTAGATATTGTGATTAACACAGTTCAAAATCCAATTTACAGTGATTTAATTACAGTACTTAAAAAATGTAAAATTGCCGCAGCAGGCCCTAATTACATGATTTTTATCTCAAAAAATGTACCAGAATTAGTTTATTTACAAGAAAATGGTTACAACTCAAATATTCAAAAATTTATTCAAGATTACTTTGAAGATTACAAACACTTATACTGCATTATGAGTGATGATTACAAAGAAACAGCAAAAGATTTTGCAGCTAAAATGAAAGATGCAAAATTTGACACAAGCTTTACAGTACCAGGACCAGTTGTTTTACAAAATGTAAAGAGTCCAACAGGCAAATTATTTGATAAATTCAAAAAATAA
- a CDS encoding ABC transporter ATP-binding protein, which translates to MSEIIKVENLKKSYGKVEAVKGISFIVKEGELFAFLGPNGAGKSTTIDTLCTLNDYNEGQITICGFDLKKQSDEIKKQIGVVFQDSVLDRKLSVRDNLTIRAAYYYRKKADIKAAFERVVKDTQIEDILKRKYEKLSGGQRRRVDIARALLNYPKILFLDEPTTGLDPQTRKLIWELIYELKNKNKTTIFLTTHYMEEAEKADYVVIMDNGKIVAKNTPAKLKEEYTKDRLKVYLENDVKYFKTVELLKNKGLKFKEFKDYIDIYLDSSFKAIDLANQLKDLISSFEVLKGDMDDVFINITGKEIR; encoded by the coding sequence ATGTCTGAAATAATAAAAGTTGAAAATTTAAAAAAATCATATGGCAAAGTTGAAGCTGTCAAAGGTATTTCTTTCATTGTAAAAGAAGGAGAGCTTTTTGCATTTTTAGGGCCTAATGGTGCAGGCAAAAGTACCACAATTGATACCTTGTGTACATTGAATGATTATAATGAAGGCCAAATAACAATTTGTGGTTTTGATTTAAAGAAACAAAGTGATGAAATCAAAAAACAAATTGGTGTGGTTTTTCAAGATAGTGTATTAGATCGAAAATTAAGTGTTAGAGATAATTTAACAATTAGAGCAGCATATTATTATCGTAAAAAAGCAGATATAAAAGCAGCTTTTGAAAGGGTTGTAAAAGATACTCAAATTGAAGATATTTTGAAAAGAAAATATGAAAAACTTTCAGGTGGTCAAAGACGTCGTGTGGATATAGCTAGAGCCTTATTAAATTATCCAAAAATTTTATTTTTAGATGAACCAACAACAGGATTAGATCCTCAAACTAGAAAGCTTATTTGAGAATTAATTTATGAATTAAAAAATAAAAATAAAACAACAATATTTTTAACTACTCACTATATGGAAGAAGCTGAAAAAGCTGACTATGTTGTGATTATGGATAATGGAAAAATTGTGGCTAAGAATACTCCTGCAAAACTAAAAGAAGAATATACAAAAGATAGGTTAAAAGTATATCTTGAAAATGATGTAAAGTACTTTAAAACAGTTGAATTGTTAAAAAACAAAGGTTTAAAATTCAAAGAATTTAAAGATTATATTGATATATATTTAGACTCTTCGTTTAAAGCTATAGATTTGGCAAATCAACTTAAAGATTTGATATCTTCTTTCGAAGTTTTAAAGGGTGATATGGATGATGTATTTATCAATATAACTGGAAAGGAGATTAGATAA
- a CDS encoding ABC transporter permease: MGAIIKRNIKKYFMDKTNVFFSLLSVILVFFIVAVFLGKSISDGLKGWVIEDKSKSAREIMNLWMISTTTTIGCITVSLGASSFMVEDIESKAYKDIYASPVNKSSIIIGNAISIYAVTVIMSTVSFIISFVYALCFGAKFLSFLQIVEVIGLILVSSLIGSSFSFLIVYFIKKHNVFAAINALIGSIAGFIIGGYSTMESLPDALQWIIKCFPASHANVLFRQTLVSPAIDRLISDPTHIEQFKKIMGCFYKFNDYQMQWYVNFIIVAGTSLLLYSIAFGVQFTKKIKN, from the coding sequence ATGGGTGCAATAATTAAAAGAAATATTAAAAAATATTTCATGGACAAAACTAATGTTTTCTTTTCTTTATTAAGTGTTATTTTAGTCTTCTTTATAGTTGCAGTTTTTTTAGGTAAATCAATTAGTGATGGACTTAAAGGATGAGTGATTGAAGATAAAAGCAAAAGCGCTAGAGAAATAATGAATTTATGAATGATTTCAACTACAACGACAATTGGTTGTATTACAGTTAGTTTAGGTGCTTCAAGTTTCATGGTTGAAGATATAGAATCAAAAGCCTATAAAGACATTTATGCTTCGCCAGTTAATAAATCTTCAATAATTATTGGAAACGCTATTTCTATTTATGCTGTTACTGTAATTATGTCAACTGTATCATTTATTATTAGTTTTGTGTATGCATTATGCTTTGGAGCAAAATTCTTATCATTTTTACAAATTGTTGAAGTAATTGGATTGATTTTAGTTTCAAGTTTAATAGGAAGTAGTTTTAGCTTTTTAATTGTTTACTTCATTAAAAAACATAATGTTTTTGCAGCTATCAATGCTTTAATTGGATCTATAGCAGGTTTTATAATTGGTGGTTATTCAACAATGGAATCACTGCCTGATGCGCTTCAATGAATTATTAAATGCTTTCCTGCTTCGCATGCTAATGTTTTATTTAGACAAACCTTAGTTTCACCTGCTATTGATCGTCTAATTAGTGATCCAACACACATAGAACAATTTAAAAAAATAATGGGTTGTTTTTACAAATTTAACGATTATCAAATGCAATGATATGTTAATTTCATAATTGTAGCAGGCACTTCACTATTGCTATATTCAATAGCTTTTGGAGTTCAATTCACTAAAAAAATCAAAAATTAA
- a CDS encoding purine-nucleoside phosphorylase: protein MSTHISAKKGEIARICFLSGDPLRSKFMAHKYLKNVKEVSSVRNENYYTGEYRGIKVTFGGHGMGMFSIGAYAHELYNEYGVDVIIRLGSTGSYYDEHNVMDTVIINRAFSDNISIAQLINKENTYEYFPDKGVTDELIKAAKKLNKKAPVVSVHSTDVFYATRPLEETKKVSKCQVVEAESYALFAEAKRSNKKAATILQVSDSLAKMEFSDYKTRETGFTEMFEIALEALKNL from the coding sequence ATGTCAACACACATCAGCGCAAAAAAAGGTGAAATAGCAAGAATTTGTTTTCTTTCAGGAGACCCTTTAAGATCAAAATTTATGGCTCATAAATATTTAAAAAATGTAAAAGAAGTAAGCTCAGTTAGAAATGAAAATTACTACACAGGAGAATATAGAGGTATCAAAGTTACTTTTGGAGGACATGGAATGGGTATGTTCTCAATTGGAGCTTATGCTCATGAACTTTATAATGAATATGGAGTAGATGTTATTATTCGTTTAGGATCAACTGGTTCATATTATGACGAACACAATGTTATGGATACAGTAATTATTAATAGAGCTTTTAGCGACAACATTTCAATAGCTCAATTAATAAATAAAGAAAATACATATGAATACTTTCCAGACAAAGGTGTAACAGATGAATTAATTAAGGCAGCTAAAAAATTAAACAAAAAAGCACCAGTAGTTTCAGTACACTCAACAGATGTTTTCTATGCAACTAGACCTTTAGAGGAAACTAAGAAAGTATCAAAATGTCAAGTAGTTGAAGCAGAAAGTTATGCGCTTTTTGCAGAAGCTAAAAGAAGCAATAAAAAAGCCGCAACCATTTTACAAGTTAGTGACTCTTTAGCTAAAATGGAATTTAGTGATTATAAAACTAGAGAAACAGGATTTACAGAAATGTTCGAAATAGCTTTGGAAGCATTAAAAAATCTATAA
- a CDS encoding phosphopantetheine-binding protein — protein sequence MEKNKIKEIVIARLDKLSKKKVTFTSTLEELKIDSLSLAELIYESEIEFKIRIEDEVLLKIKNVNDIIDAIENAKKI from the coding sequence ATGGAAAAAAATAAAATTAAAGAAATTGTTATTGCAAGATTAGACAAACTTTCAAAGAAAAAGGTAACTTTTACTTCAACACTCGAAGAATTAAAAATTGATTCATTATCACTTGCTGAATTAATTTACGAAAGTGAAATAGAATTCAAAATTAGAATTGAAGATGAAGTGCTTTTAAAAATTAAAAATGTTAATGATATTATTGATGCAATAGAAAATGCTAAGAAAATTTAA
- the prmC gene encoding peptide chain release factor N(5)-glutamine methyltransferase — protein sequence MNNEETLILEKKRYGLEPKITEKEYELLRQNYPIQLIMGYVEYLNTRINLREQVLIPRYETEEMVDIYLKEFAAENQEVLDLCCGSGFIGLAIKKNLRSAKVTLVDISDEAIKQTIENSIVNFGFNHDLKIYQSDLFTNVKGRFDVIISNPPYLNCNDKSLDWKALSFEPKIALCAPEDGWYFYDKILKKYKNYLKKNGWLIMEINPQHIEKWKQIKGAQIKKDINGKYRFVFIQNI from the coding sequence ATGAATAACGAAGAAACATTAATTTTAGAAAAAAAGCGGTATGGTTTGGAACCTAAAATTACTGAAAAAGAATATGAATTATTAAGGCAAAATTATCCAATTCAATTAATAATGGGCTATGTTGAATACTTAAATACTAGAATTAATTTAAGAGAACAAGTTTTAATTCCAAGATATGAAACTGAAGAAATGGTTGATATTTATCTAAAAGAATTTGCAGCTGAAAATCAAGAAGTTTTAGATCTTTGTTGTGGTTCAGGTTTTATAGGTTTAGCAATTAAGAAAAACTTACGTTCAGCTAAAGTAACTTTAGTAGATATTAGTGATGAAGCTATTAAACAAACCATTGAAAATTCTATAGTAAATTTTGGTTTTAATCATGACTTAAAAATTTACCAAAGTGACTTATTTACTAATGTTAAGGGAAGATTTGATGTTATCATTTCAAATCCACCATATTTAAATTGCAATGACAAAAGTTTAGACTGAAAAGCATTAAGTTTTGAACCTAAAATTGCATTATGTGCACCTGAAGATGGCTGATATTTTTATGATAAAATCTTAAAAAAATACAAGAATTATTTAAAGAAAAACGGTTGATTAATTATGGAAATTAATCCTCAACACATTGAAAAATGAAAACAAATTAAGGGAGCACAAATTAAAAAAGATATCAATGGTAAATATCGCTTTGTATTTATTCAAAATATTTAG
- the prfA gene encoding peptide chain release factor 1 translates to MEKNMFNSLSDIKNTYDNLVKKLDDHEVINNIKEYTKISKEVNKIKDIAETFTKYLNLQNDYNDAKVMINSKNEEEVLFAKSIIEENEVKLAQLEEELKILILPKDENDDKNVIMEIRGAAGGDEANIFAGDLFKMYTKFAEDLNFKLKVISSSAASVGGFTQIVFSIKGDKAYSKLKFESGVHRVQRVPVTESAGRIHTSTATVTVMPEIDDSVDIEIKPQDLQIDTYRSSGAGGQSVNTTDSAVRITHLPTGIVVSSQDERSQIANRETALTVLKSKLYDLEIQKKQQEEAGYRKLAGHGDRSEKIRTYNYPQDRVTDHRIGYSTSLKQVMEGKLLTIIEALLTEEQNQKIKESGL, encoded by the coding sequence ATGGAAAAAAATATGTTCAATTCGTTGTCTGATATTAAAAATACCTATGACAATTTAGTTAAAAAATTGGATGATCATGAAGTTATCAATAACATCAAGGAATACACAAAAATAAGTAAAGAAGTCAACAAAATTAAGGATATAGCAGAAACCTTTACTAAGTACTTAAATTTACAAAATGACTACAATGATGCAAAAGTAATGATCAATTCAAAAAATGAAGAGGAAGTTCTTTTTGCTAAAAGTATCATTGAAGAAAATGAAGTTAAATTAGCACAACTTGAAGAAGAATTAAAAATTTTAATTCTGCCTAAAGATGAAAACGATGACAAGAATGTTATTATGGAAATTAGAGGTGCAGCAGGCGGTGACGAAGCTAATATTTTTGCTGGCGACTTATTCAAAATGTACACAAAATTTGCAGAAGATTTAAATTTCAAATTAAAAGTTATATCTTCTTCAGCAGCTAGTGTTGGTGGTTTTACTCAAATAGTATTTAGTATTAAGGGTGATAAAGCTTATTCAAAACTTAAGTTTGAAAGTGGAGTGCATCGTGTGCAACGCGTACCTGTAACTGAAAGTGCAGGTAGAATTCATACTTCAACAGCAACAGTTACTGTTATGCCTGAAATTGATGATAGTGTTGATATTGAAATCAAACCACAAGATTTACAAATTGATACATATAGATCATCTGGAGCTGGTGGCCAATCAGTTAATACAACAGACTCAGCGGTTAGAATTACACACTTGCCTACTGGTATAGTTGTTTCATCGCAAGATGAAAGAAGTCAAATAGCAAATAGAGAAACTGCTTTAACAGTTCTTAAAAGTAAGCTTTATGATTTAGAAATTCAAAAGAAACAACAAGAAGAAGCAGGGTATAGAAAACTAGCAGGTCATGGTGATCGGAGCGAAAAAATTAGAACATATAACTATCCACAAGATAGAGTTACAGACCATAGAATTGGATATTCAACAAGTTTAAAACAAGTAATGGAAGGTAAATTATTAACTATTATTGAAGCATTACTAACAGAAGAACAAAATCAAAAAATAAAGGAAAGTGGCTTATAA
- a CDS encoding ribose-phosphate pyrophosphokinase: MDKKNVMLFGMPNSLKLAEKISKIIKVPLTGITKTTFADGEVMLVSDKTVREKDVFVIASTSRPVNENLMELFLFIDSLKRASVKSVTVALSYYGYARQDHKASGRQPIGAKLVADLLQTAGADKVIAVDLHNPAIQGFFNIPIDDLRGAYTLAKAIKNTHESFTVVSPDHGGTIRARKLAELISNDVKICIIDKRRIGTNQTEVLGLIGDIEGQNAVIIDDIIDTGGTILKAVDTLKAHGAKKIIVAATHGIFTKGFEIFENNPNVYKVIITDSIENAELRDGKFKKLEVISLDRFLANVIESSISGKSISHLYQQFAKEITSNK, translated from the coding sequence ATGGATAAAAAAAATGTAATGCTTTTTGGTATGCCGAATAGCTTGAAATTAGCAGAAAAAATTTCAAAAATTATTAAAGTTCCTTTGACAGGAATTACTAAAACAACTTTTGCTGATGGCGAAGTTATGTTAGTTAGCGACAAAACAGTTAGAGAAAAAGATGTTTTCGTTATTGCTTCAACATCAAGACCAGTTAATGAAAACTTAATGGAGTTATTCTTATTTATTGACTCGCTTAAAAGAGCAAGTGTTAAAAGTGTTACAGTTGCTTTAAGTTACTATGGATATGCACGTCAAGATCACAAAGCAAGTGGACGTCAACCTATTGGTGCAAAACTAGTAGCAGACTTATTACAAACAGCGGGTGCTGACAAAGTTATTGCAGTTGATTTACATAACCCTGCAATTCAAGGTTTCTTCAATATTCCTATTGATGATTTGCGTGGTGCTTATACTTTAGCAAAAGCTATTAAAAATACACATGAATCATTTACTGTTGTTTCACCTGACCACGGTGGAACAATTAGAGCAAGAAAACTTGCTGAATTAATTTCAAACGATGTAAAAATTTGTATTATTGACAAACGTCGTATTGGCACAAACCAAACTGAAGTTTTAGGACTTATTGGTGATATTGAAGGTCAAAATGCAGTTATCATTGATGATATCATTGATACTGGAGGAACAATTTTAAAAGCAGTTGATACATTAAAAGCACACGGTGCAAAGAAAATTATTGTAGCTGCAACTCACGGTATTTTTACAAAAGGATTTGAAATTTTTGAAAATAATCCAAATGTTTATAAAGTAATTATTACTGATTCAATTGAAAATGCAGAATTAAGAGATGGTAAATTCAAAAAACTCGAAGTAATAAGTCTTGACAGATTCCTAGCTAATGTTATTGAATCATCAATTAGTGGTAAATCTATTTCTCATTTATATCAACAATTTGCAAAAGAAATTACTTCAAATAAATAA
- the rsmG gene encoding 16S rRNA (guanine(527)-N(7))-methyltransferase RsmG has protein sequence MSYRKITKKDLLEKYSSKISILKEYAQMIYDQNQVMNITGFKTLDDIFEQGILDSILAFENYMMHYDENLENKKILDVGAGAGFPSIPILIALDNKFNLTIIESQKKRCNFLEKVKARFNLSVNIINSRVEEFFKLTNYFEIITARAVASIKVLYLSAAHLLKNRGKFVLLKGENFRDELTDIVNIAKYMGEMGGFEYDNVLNETSSVVVINKGKIPDDWPHSWTKINKM, from the coding sequence ATGAGCTATAGAAAAATTACTAAAAAAGATTTACTTGAAAAATATTCTTCAAAAATTAGCATATTAAAAGAATATGCTCAAATGATTTATGATCAAAATCAAGTTATGAATATCACAGGTTTTAAAACACTAGATGATATTTTTGAACAAGGTATACTTGATTCTATTTTAGCTTTTGAAAATTACATGATGCATTATGATGAAAATCTAGAAAACAAAAAAATATTAGATGTAGGTGCCGGTGCAGGATTTCCTTCAATTCCAATTCTAATTGCATTAGATAATAAGTTCAATTTAACTATTATTGAATCTCAAAAGAAAAGATGCAATTTTTTAGAAAAAGTTAAAGCACGATTTAATTTAAGTGTCAATATAATTAATTCAAGAGTTGAAGAGTTTTTTAAATTAACAAATTACTTTGAGATTATTACTGCTCGAGCTGTTGCAAGCATTAAAGTTTTATATTTAAGTGCAGCGCACTTATTAAAAAACAGAGGAAAATTTGTTTTATTAAAAGGCGAAAACTTTAGAGATGAGCTTACTGATATTGTAAATATTGCTAAATACATGGGCGAAATGGGCGGCTTTGAATATGATAATGTTTTAAATGAAACGTCTAGCGTGGTGGTTATTAACAAAGGAAAAATTCCTGATGATTGACCACATTCATGAACTAAAATTAACAAAATGTAA